In Neofelis nebulosa isolate mNeoNeb1 chromosome 7, mNeoNeb1.pri, whole genome shotgun sequence, the following proteins share a genomic window:
- the LYSMD4 gene encoding lysM and putative peptidoglycan-binding domain-containing protein 4 — MRQKEVLTKTFQGPAIVCRTPTSHVYMFENGGGDSGDSSEEESHRVALRPRGKERQKKGAPHPHQPGAGDVVLLQRELAQEDSLNKLALQYGCKVADIKKVNNFIREQDLYALKSIKIPVKNHGILTETHKELRPVPSPSSETRVTFEELPDPDRAAVGASALSSPLTDFFKGIDQNIERAVQSEIFLNESCCGETSSQPLLPAPPKTPTNGADCGIQWWNAVFIMLLIGIVLPVFYLVYFKIQATGEIPSSLNTTAVPNGSMTVSAVPGQAPRLAVPVPTIPSSDSQFSHTTRAGN; from the exons atgaggcagaaggaAGTGTTAACCAAGACCTTCCAAGGCCCAGCCATTGTCTGTAGGACTCCGACCAGCCACGTTTACATGTTTGAGAACGGTGGTGGGGACTCAGGGGACTCCTCTGAGGAAGAGTCCCACCGCGTGGCTCTGCGGCCCCGGGGCAAGGAGCGCCAGAAGAAGggtgccccccaccctcaccagcCAGGAGCGGGGGACGTGGTGCTGCTTCAGCGGGAACTGGCCCAGGAGGACAGCCTCAACAAGCTCGCTCTTCAGTATGGCTGCAAA GTCGCAGATATCAAGAAAGTCAACAACTTCATCAGAGAACAAGATTTATATGCTTTGAAATCTATTAAGATCCCAGTGAAAAATCATGGGATCCTAACAGAGACCCACAAAGAACTCAGACCGGTCCCAAGCCCATCCTCAGAGACTAGAGTGACCTTCGAGGAGCTGCCAGACCCAGACAGGGCAGCTGTAGGCGCCAGTGCCCTGTCCAGCCCACTGACGGATTTCTTTAAGGGCATTGACCAGAATATTGAGCGCGCCGTGCAGtcagaaatctttttaaatgaaagttgcTGTGGAGAGACCTCCAGTCAGCCGCTGCTTCCAGCACCTCCGAAGACACCAACAAACGGTGCAGACTGTGGGATTCAGTGGTGGAATGCTGTTTTTATCATGCTTCTAATTGGAATTGTTTTACCAGTGTTTTATTTggtctattttaaaatacaggctACTGGCGAGATCCCCAGCAGCTTGAACACAACTGCTGTCCCCAACGGCTCGATGACCGTGAGTGCAGTTCCAGGGCAAGCCCCCAGATTAGCCGTCCCAGTGCCAACCATCCCCTCTTCAGACAGCCAGTTCAGTCACACCACCCGGGCAGGGAACTAG